The following coding sequences lie in one Arachis stenosperma cultivar V10309 chromosome 5, arast.V10309.gnm1.PFL2, whole genome shotgun sequence genomic window:
- the LOC130983054 gene encoding 13-hydroxylupanine O-tigloyltransferase-like, whose translation MVLQKSSSSMVFKVRRNPAELVAPAGPTPNELKLLSDIDDQQGLRIHYSVVQLFPYQSSMAGKDPVHVIREALSKALVFYYPLAGRLREGHSGKLVVDCTGEGVLFIEADADVTLDYFGVDPLPPFPCFDELLFDVPFSDDGMINSPLLLIQVTRLKCGGFIFAIRVNHTLCDGCGIGQFIKAIAEIAQGASNPSIPPVWCRELLCARDPPRVTFIHHEYKQVPLDNDDKTVFLKPSQASFFFGPKEIDALRCLLPRHLAQSSTTFDILTACLWRCRTVALQWNPNKKVRLMYAINARFENCRFNRPLPQGYYGNAFVFPAAVCSVGMLCQRPLSYALELVKESKKKATEEYVHSVADLMAIKGRPDVILEGSLLVSDITKCGFRDVDFGWGKPLYSGLADTGGPEDIPGVSYFVPYTNSKGEHGRVLLICLPEEAIKRFEQELNGILQSSDQGY comes from the exons ATGGTTCtccaaaaatcatcatcatcaatggTGTTTAAAGTGAGGAGGAACCCAGCGGAACTAGTGGCACCTGCTGGACCCACCCCCAATGAACTTAAGCTTCTCTCCGACATTGATGACCAACAAGGTCTACGCATCCACTATTCAGTGGTTCAGTTGTTTCCTTATCAATCTTCAATGGCAGGGAAAGACCCTGTCCATGTCATCAGGGAAGCGTTGTCCAAAGCACTTGTGTTCTATTATCCACTTGCCGGAAGGCTTAGGGAAGGTCATAGTGGCAAACTTGTGGTGGATTGCACTGGCGAAGGTGTACTGTTCATTGAAGCTGATGCAGACGTTACACTTGACTATTTTGGTGTTGACCCTCTGCCTCCATTTCCTTGCTTTGATGAGCTCCTCTTCGATGTTCCATTTTCTGATGAtggaatgattaactctcctctgcTGCTTATTCAGGTAACACGTCTCAAATGCGGTGGTTTCATCTTTGCTATACGTGTTAACCACACACTGTGTGATGGATGTGGAATTGGTCAATTCATAAAGGCCATCGCAGAAATCGCCCAAGGTGCATCAAACCCTTCAATTCCCCCAGTTTGGTGTAGGGAGCTTCTTTGTGCCAGAGACCCACCAAGAGTCACATTCATCCACCATGAATACAAACAAGTACCGCTTGATAATGATGATAAAACTGTCTTCTTAAAACCCTCCCAAGCTTCCTTCTTCTTTGGTCCCAAAGAGATTGATGCATTGCGCTGCCTCCTCCCTCGTCACCTTGCTCAATCGTCAACTACATTCGATATCCTCACTGCATGCCTGTGGCGTTGTCGTACAGTTGCACTACAATGGAACCCTAATAAGAAGGTTCGCTTGATGTACGCTATCAACGCGCGTTTTGAAAATTGCAG GTTTAATCGTCCACTTCCTCAAGGTTATTATGGGAACGCTTTTGTGTTTCCTGCAGCAGTTTGCAGTGTTGGGATGCTATGCCAGCGGCCCTTGAGCTATGCGTTGGAGTTGGTGAAGGAGTCAAAGAAAAAAGCAACAGAGGAATATGTGCACTCTGTTGCGGATCTAATGGCCATTAAAGGAAGACCTGACGTTATTTTAGAAGGGTCTTTGTTAGTGTCAGATATCACAAAATGTGGATTTAGAGATGTGGATTTCGGATGGGGTAAGCCTTTGTATTCCGGGCTAGCCGACACTGGTGGTCCAGAAGACATTCCCGGTGTCAGCTACTTTGTTCCATATACTAACTCTAAAGGAGAACATGGTAGGGTGCTTTTAATTTGCCTCCCAGAAGAAGCCATCAAAAGGTTTGAGCAAGAGCTTAATGGAATACTTCAGAGTTCAGATCAAGGATACTAA